A genomic stretch from Malus domestica chromosome 15, GDT2T_hap1 includes:
- the LOC103408246 gene encoding UPF0481 protein At3g47200-like, giving the protein MDLEEIESVGNGEEYDITISGGKMEGVHEAPHYIENPKDPLQEELDNLSTLSPSRCIYRVPNRLRRVNEKAYTPQVVSIGPLHHGKEHLKAMEEHKKRYLRHFLSRTRERVSFSDYIQMIKDQEGRLRGSYAEPIEFGSEQFVRIVLVDAAFVIEFLLRCRDSHCEGDDYIFNNPMMRWDVRPDLGLLENQLPFFILQVLFNTLSSSAHPRPSLLEISYYFFVSQVVRKGKEEAFYEKYYTEVEVQHFVDLIRILYRPLKSKTRRELKTTAVPNAAELLQAGVKFTVGKGSNIFDIKFSDGILEIPTLIVADTTDLAIRNLLAFEQCHKRGEDCLTSYVFLMKRLAKTPKDVELLVEHGIIENWLGSTKKISTLLHDLGTGMILDHYCYAPLCENLNSYCRTRRHKWMANLRQNYFNTPWSIISVVAAVILLLLTFIQTVCTVISVA; this is encoded by the exons ATGGATCTGGAAGAAATTGAATCAGTAGGAAATGGTGAAGAATATGAT ATAACGATCTCAGGAGGTAAAATGGAAGGAGTCCATGAAGCTCCACATTACATAGAAAACCCCAAGGATCCATTACAAGAGGAGTTGGATAACTTGTCAACCCTGTCCCCTTCGCGGTGTATCTATAGAGTTCCTAATCGACTGCGGCGGGTAAATGAGAAAGCATATACACCTCAAGTAGTCTCTATAGGCCCACTTCACCATGGCAAGGAACATTTAAAAGCCATGGAAGAACACAAAAAAAGGTACCTGCGACATTTTCTAAGCCGAACCAGGGAAAGGGTAAGCTTCTCTGATTATATACAAATGATAAAGGACCAAGAGGGAAGGTTGCGAGGTTCTTATGCAGAACCCATTGAGTTTGGCAGTGAGCAATTCGTAAGAATTGTTTTAGTGGATGCCGCCTTCGTCATTGAGTTCTTATTGAGGTGCCGTGACTCACATTGTGAAGGTGATGATTACATATTTAACAACCCTATGATGAGATGGGATGTGCGTCCAGATTTGGGGTTGCTTGAAAACCAGCTGCCATTCTTCATTCTTCAGGTTCTTTTTAACACACTTTCTTCTTCTGCACATCCACGGCCTTCGTTACTCGAAATTTCCTACTACTTTTTTGTAAGCCAAGTTGTTagaaagggaaaagaagagGCTTTTTATGAAAAATATTATACTGAAGTAGAAGTACAACATTTTGTTGATCTGATAAGAATTCTATACCGACCGTTGAAATCAAAAACTAGAAGGGAGCTTAAAACGACAGCCGTACCCAATGCGGCAGAGCTACTCCAGGCTGGAGTCAAGTTTACGGTCGGAAAAGGCAGCAATATATTTGACATAAAATTCTCGGATGGTATCCTCGAAATTCCGACGTTAATAGTAGCCGATACCACAGATCTGGCAATCAGAAATCTCCTTGCTTTTGAACAATGCCATAAGAGAGGGGAGGATTGCCTAACTAGTTATGTTTTCCTCATGAAGCGTCTTGCGAAAACCCCAAAGGATGTGGAATTGCTTGTTGAGCATGGAATTATTGAAAATTGGCTAGGCAGTACCAAGAAGATATCTACTTTGCTTCATGACCTTGGCACTGGGATGATATTAGACCACTACTGTTATGCCCCTCTTTGTGAAAACCTCAACAGCTACTGCAGAACTCGCAGGCACAAATGGATGGCAAATTTGAGACAAAATTATTTTAACACGCCTTGGTCCATTATTTCTGTTGTTGCAGCTGTTATTCTCCTCTTACTCACTTTCATACAAACTGTGTGCACTGTTATATCTGTTGCTTAA
- the LOC103415502 gene encoding cytochrome b-c1 complex subunit 7-2, mitochondrial-like, whose amino-acid sequence MASLLKSLVDPRTNWFARQHMKAVSQRLRHYGLRYDDLYDPYYDLDIKEALSRLPREIVDARNQRLKRAMDLSMKHEYLPDHLQAQQTPFRSYLQEMLTLVKKESAERESLGALPLYQRTIP is encoded by the exons atgGCGTCGTTGCTGAAATCTTTGGTGGATCCAAGGACGAACTGGTTCGCCCGCCAGCACATGAAGGCCGTCTCCCAGCGCCTCCGCCATTACG GGCTTCGATACGATGATCTGTACGATCCCTACTACGATTTGGACATCAAGGAGGCTCTGAGTCGTCTGCCGAGGGAGATTGTGGACGCTCGTAACCAGCGTCTCAAGCGCGCCATGGACCTCTCCATGAAGCACGAGTACCTCCCCGACCATCTTCAG GCACAGCAAACACCATTCAGGAGCTACCTTCAGGAAATGCTGACTCTG GTGAAGAAGGAAAGCGCAGAGCGTGAGTCTTTGGGAGCTTTGCCACTCTATCAGCGCACCATTCCATAA